The following are encoded together in the Cicer arietinum cultivar CDC Frontier isolate Library 1 chromosome 2, Cicar.CDCFrontier_v2.0, whole genome shotgun sequence genome:
- the LOC101507024 gene encoding fe(2+) transport protein 1-like: MARNNFNLLVAISVFLLVALPLASGEECSSKYEGGCHDKNAALKLKVIAIFCILVTSMIGISLPIFTTSVPALKPDGDLFVIVKAFASGVILATGYMHVMPDSFEDLTSPCLPQRPWQKFPFTTFIAMISAVFVLMVDSFSSSFLKKKLALSSSSNNLEDPAITEPKELEHLGHGHGHVVANGNDKNVNAEDEQLLRYRVVAQVLELGIVVHSVVIGLSMGASENPCTIRPLIAALCFHQLFEGMGLGGCILQADYGTKMKTIMIFFFSVTTPFGIALGIGLSKVYSDTSPTALIVVGVLNAVSAGLLNCMALVDLLAADFMGAKLQGRMKLQLWCYVAVLLGAGGMSVMAIWA, from the exons ATGGCGAGAAACAACTTTAATCTTTTAGTTGCAATTTCTGTATTTCTATTGGTAGCATTGCCATTAGCATCAGGGGAAGAATGTTCGTCGAAATACGAAGGTGGGTGTCACGACAAAAACGCAGCACTGAAGTTAAAGGTAATTGCAATATTTTGCATATTAGTGACAAGTATGATCGGAATATCTTTACCGATTTTTACAACTTCAGTTCCTGCTTTGAAACCCGACGGAGATCTTTTCGTTATAGTGAAGGCTTTCGCTTCTGGTGTTATACTCGCAACGGGTTACATGCATGTGATGCCGGATTCATTTGAGGATTTAACATCACCATGTTTACCTCAGCGTCCTTGGCAAAAATTCCCATTCACCACTTTCATTGCTATGATATCTGCTGTTTTTGTTCTTATGGTTGATTCCTTTTCTAGTAGTTTCCTCAAGAAGAAACTCGCTTTGTCTTCTTCTTCCAATAATCTGGAAGATCCGGCTATAACTGAGCCAAAGGAATTGGAGCATCTTGGTCATGGTCATGGTCATGTGGTTGCAAATGGAAATGACAAGAACGTGAATGCTGAAGATGAACAATTGCTACGTTACCGTGTTGTGGCTCAG GTTTTGGAGCTAGGAATTGTGGTGCACTCAGTAGTGATTGGTTTGTCAATGGGTGCTTCGGAGAACCCTTGCACCATAAGGCCTCTCATTGCTGCCCTTTGCTTCCATCAACTCTTTGAGGGAATGGGTTTGGGTGGTTGCATACTTcag GCTGATTATGGAACGAAGATGAAAACGATAATGATATTTTTCTTCTCAGTGACGACACCGTTTGGGATTGCATTGGGGATTGGATTGTCGAAAGTGTATAGTGACACAAGTCCAACTGCACTCATTGTTGTAGGGGTTCTTAATGCTGTATCTGCAGGGCTTCTGAATTGTATGGCACTTGTTGATTTATTAGCTGCTGATTTTATGGGTGCAAAATTGCAAGGTAGAATGAAGCTTCAGCTATGGTGTTACGTGGCTGTTTTGCTTGGCGCAGGAGGCATGTCAGTTATGGCAATTTGGGCCTAA